In Helicobacter pylori Shi112, the genomic window AAAAACCACTCCTTTAAAAAAACGATCGCTCTTTCCTTGCTGGCGGGCATGTCTTTGTGTAACGCTGAAGAAGATGGGGCGTTTTTTGTCATAGATTATCAAACGAGTTTGGCCAGACAGGAATTGAAAAATCCAGGCTTCACTCAAGCGCAAGAATTAAAGCAGTTGATTAGAGATGGGGCTGTGAGGTTGCAAACTTCTGCCATTCCCTTATCCTACTACTTGGATATTTTAGGGAATAAAACAAAAATCCTTTTGAGTGAAAGCGTGAAAGACAATGCACAACCACCCCAAGCCTTAGTCAATTTAGAGCAATCTCTAGGGATTTTAGGAAAGCTATTGGATCTATCCCAGCAATACGCTAATCAGGGTGTCATTAAGCCTTTGGTGGTGGATGTGGGGAAAGAACAAATCGGTATCACTGATAGCATGCTCTTAGTGGCTCAAAACATCGTTTTAGCTTTAGGGCAAGTGGATTTGAGCAAAATCCAACAAAATAATAACAAACAGCTATACGAAAACATCATGCAAGTCATGCTTTTAGGCGCAGGCGGGACTAATGGAGCGTATAATGGCGTGAGCGTGGGCGATATTGCCACAGGCATGCAAAATTTTTCTTCGCAAACGGGCTTGATAGGGGCTAATTCTACGGTGAGCGAGCTGAACGCTTTGATTAAGAGCGGGATTTCTTTAGATCGTGAGACTTTGGGGTTAGGGAGTTTTATTGAAAAAAATATTTGTAGCAGCGCATCGTCTTGTTTTAGCAAGGGCCAGCTTATCTATAAGAAAGGGCTAGATAGATCCATAAACATCATCAGTGCGAGCTTGGATCAGTTTGAAAATTCGGCTAGTTCTCTTTATAAGATTTCTTATATCCCTAACCTCTTTTCGCTCAAAGATTACCAGTCAGCGAGCATGAACGGCTTTGGGGCTAAGATGGGTTATAAACAATTTTTCACCCATAAGAAAAATATCGGCTTAAGGTATTACGGGTTTTTGGATTATGGCTATGCGAATTTTGGCGATACGAATTTAAAAGTGGGAGCGAATCTTGTTACTTATGGGGTAGGAACGGATTTTTTATACAATGTGTATGAACGCTCTAGAAGGAGGGAAAGGACTACAATCGGCCTTTTCTTTGGCGCTCAAATTGCAGGGCAAACTTGGAGCACTAATGTAACGAACTTATTGAGCGGGCAAAGGCCTGATGTCAAGTCCAGTTCGTTCCAATTCTTGTTTGATTTGGGCGTGCGCACCAACTTTGCAAAAACCAATTTCAATAAGCACAGGCTAGACCAAGGGATAGAATTTGGGGTGAAAATCCCTGTTATCGCTCATAAATATTTCGCAACCCAAGGCTCAAGCGCAAGCTATATGAGGAATTTTAGCTTCTATGTGGGCTATTCAGTCGGTTTTTAAGGAAGGCTCTTGATGAAAAATACCAATACAAAAGAGATAAAGAATACAAGAATGAAAAAAGGTTATAGTCAATACCACGCGCTCAAAAAAGGGCTTTTAAAAACCGCTCTGCTTTTTAGCCTTCCTTTAAGCATGGCGTTAGCTGAAGACGATGGCTTTTATATGGGAGTGGGCTATCAAATCGGCGGCGCGCAACAAAACATCAATAACAAAGGCAGCACCCTAAGGAATAATGTCATTGATGATTTCCGCCAAGTGGGCGTGGGTATGGCAGGGAGTAATGGGCTTTTAGCTTTAGCGACAAACACGACCATGGACGCTCTTTTAGGGATAGGCAATCAAATTGTCAATACTAATACAACTGTTGGCAACAACAACCTAGAATTAACCCAGTTTAAAAAAGTACTCCCCCAAATTGAGCAACGCTTTGAGACGAATAAAAACGCTTATAGCGTTCAAGCTTTGCAAGTGTATTTGAGTAATGTGCTTTATAACTTGGTTAATAATAATGGCAGTAATAATGGAGTAGCTCCTGAATATGTAGGGATTATAAAAGTTCTCTATGGTTCTCAAAATGAATTCGCTCTCTTAGCTACGGAGAGTGTGGCGCTTTTAAACGCGCTTACAAGGGTGAATCTGGATAGCAATTCGGTGTTTTTAAAAGGGCTTTTAGCCCAAATGCAGCTTTTTAATGACACTTCTTCAGCAAAGCTAGGCCAGATCGCAGAAGGCTTGGAGAAGAGCGGTGGTGTAGGATCAATGCTCCAAAAGGATGTGAAAACCATCTCGGATCGAATCGCTACTTACCAAGAGAATCTAAAACAGCTAGGAGGAATGCTGAATAATTACGATGAGCCCTACTTGCCCCAATTTGGGCCAGGAAAAAGCTCTCAGCATGGGGTTATTAATGGCTTTGGCATTCAAATGGGCTATAAGCAATTTTTTGGGAGCAAGAGGAATATAGGCTTACGGTATTACGCTTTCTTTGATTATGGCTTTACGCAATTGGGCAGTCTTAGCAGCGCTGTTAAAGCGAATATCTTTACTTATGGCGCTGGCACAGACTTTTTATGGAATATCTTTAGGAGGGTTTTTAGCGATCAGTCCTTGAATGTGGGGGTGTTTGGGGGCATTCAAATAGCGGGTAACACTTGGGATAGCTCTTTAAGAGGTCAAATTGAAAACTCGTTTAAAGAAACCCCCACTCCCACGAATTTCCAATTTTTGTTTAATTTGGGCTTAAGGGCTCATTTTGCCAGCACCATGCACCGCCGGTTTTTGAGCGCGTCTCAAAGCATTCAGCATGGGATGGAATTTGGCGTGAAAATCCCGGCTATCAATCAAAGGTATTTGAAAGCGAATGGGGCTGATGTGGATTACAGGCGTTTGTATGCGTTCTATATCAATTACACGATAGGTTTTTAAGCTCTTTTTAGGGCTTATAAAGAGGCTTTTTACTTTTTTTTGGTATTCTAACGAGCTTTTAAACAATCCAATCTACTTTGTTTTAAGGATAATATTTTATGGCAGATGTCGTTGTGGGGATCCAGTGGGGAGATGAGGGGAAAGGAAAAATTGTTGATAGGATCGCTAAAGATTATGACTTTGTGGTGCGCTATCAAGGCGGGCATAATGCCGGGCATACCATTGTGCATAAGGGGGTTAAGCATTCTTTGCATTTAATGCCCTCAGGGGTTTTATACCCACAATGCAAGAACATCATTTCTAGTGCGGTGGTCGTGAGCATTAAGGATTTGTGCGAAGAAATCAGCGCGTTTGAGAATTTAGAAAATCGTTTGTTCATCAGCGACAGAGCCCATGTGATCTTGCCTTATCATGCCAAAAAAGACGCTTTTAAAGAAAAATCTCAAAACATCGGCACGACTAAAAAAGGCATAGGCCCTTGCTATGAGGATAAAATGGCAAGGAGCGGGATAAGAATGGGGGATTTATTAGACGACAAGATCTTAGAAGAAAGGCTAAACGCTCATTTCAAAGCCATTGATCCTTTTAAGGAAGCGTATGATTTGGGCGAGAATTACGAAAAAGATTTGAGAGAGTATTTTAAAACTTATATTCCAAAAATCTGCCCCTTTATCAAAGACACGACAAGCATGCTGATAGAAGCGAACCAAAAGGGTGAAAAAATCCTACTAGAAGGGGCGCAAGGCACGCTTTTAGACATTGATTTAGGGACTTACCCTTTTGTAACAAGCTCTAACACCACGAGCGCTAGTGCATGCGTGAGCACCGGCTTAAACCCTAAAGCGATCAATGAAGTGATAGGCATCACGAAAGCCTACTCCACTCGTGTGGGTAATGGGCCTTTCCCTAGCGAAGACACTACACCCATGGGCGATCATTTAAGGACTAAGGGCGCGGAGTTTGGCACGACAACCAAACGCCCAAGGCGTTGCGGGTGGTTGGATTTGGTGGCTTTAAAATACGCTTGCGCTTTGAATGGTTGCACGCAATTAGCTTTAATGAAATTAGATGTTTTAGACGGGATTGATGCGATTAAGGTGTGCGTGGCTTATGAAAGAAAGGGCGAAAGATTAGAGGCTTTCCCTAGCGATCTGAAAGATTGCACGCCGATCTATCAAACTTTTAAAGGCTGGGAAAAAAGCGTGGGCGTGAGAAAACTAGACGATTTAGAGCCAAACGCTAGAGAGTATATCCGTTTTATTGAAAAAGAAGTGGGGGTAAAAATCCGCCTTATTTCTACAAGCCCTGAAAGAGAAGACACGATTTTTCTATGAAAAAATTCGCTTCTGTATTGGTGCAATTAAAAATCCTTGCATTAGAAAAAATAGAGCAAAAGCTTAAAAGCAAGCGTTTAGAATTGCAGCAAAATGAGCGAGAAATTTTGGACAAACAAGCCCAACTGAGCGCGTTTAAAAACCCTGAATTGGGGGGAATGAGCCTTTTTTTACAAACCCAGCAATTAAAAAGTGCTATAAGAATGGAGATAGAATATTACCAACAAGAAAGCGAGAATTTAAATAAGGATTTAAAAATTTTAGAAAAAGAGTATCTTTTGGCTAACCAGGAATTAGAAAAAGCTAAAATCATTTTAGAAAATGAGAAGCGAAAAGAAAAGGAAATTTTGGAAAAAAAAGAGCAGGCTCTTTTAGACGAAAACGCCATGATTTTACACTGGCAAAAAGAGGGCTTGCATGCGTAAAATCTTGTTAATGGGCTTGATTTTACAAGCACTCTTTGGCGAAGAAGCCACGCAAGAATTGTTGCAATGCTCTGCGATTTTTGAATCCAAAAAAGCCGAATTGAAAGACGATTTGCGCCGATTGGGCGAAAAAGAGCAGTCTTTAAGGATCTTGCAAACCGAAAACGCCCGCCTTTTAGATGAAAAAAACGATCTGTTAAACAAAAAAGAAAAAGAAGTGGAAGAAAAACTGAAAAATTTAGCCGCTAAAGAAGAAGCCTTTAAAGCCTTACAAACGGAAGAAAAAAAGCGCCTTAAAAATTTGATAGAAGAAAACGAAAGCATTTTAAGAGGAATCAAGCAGGCTAAAGATAGCAAGATTGGCGAGACTTATTCTAAAATGAAAGATTCTAAGTCCGCCTTGATTTTAGAAAATCTACCCACTCAAAACGCCCTAGAAATTTTAATGGCGCTAAAACCCCAAGAACTCGGTAAAATTTTAGCCAAAATGGATCCTAAAAAAGCGGCGGCTTTGACAGAGTTGTGGCAAAAACCCCCACGAGAAAATAAAGAAATCCCAAAAACCATACCACCCATGCCCCCTATAGCTCCCATGCCCCCTATAGCTCCCACGCCTTCAAAAGAGCCGATGATAAAAGATCCTAACACCAAAGAGCCTGCAGGGGTATGATGTTCATTGTAGCGGTTTTAATGCTGGCGTTTTTAATCTTTGTCCATGAATTAGGGCATTTCACTATCGCTAGGATTTGTGGGGTCAAGGTAGAAGTCTTTAGCATTGGTTTTGGTAAAAAACTCTGTTTTTTTAAGCTTTTTGGCACGCAATTCGCTTTGTCTTTGATCCCGCTTGGGGGCTATGTGAAATTAAAGGGCATGGATAAAGAAGAAAATGAAACGAATGAAAGCGCGAATGATAGCTATGCGCAAAAAAGCCCTTTCCAAAAGCTATGGATACTATTTGGGGGGGCGTTTTTTAATTTTCTTTTTGCGATTTTAGTGTATTTTTTTCTGGCATTGGGTGGGGAAAAAGTCTTACTGCCCGTCATTGGCGATTTGGAAAAAAACGCGCTAGAAGCTGGGCTATTAAAGGGGGATAAAATCCTTTCTATCAACCACAAAAAAATAGCGAGTTTTAGAGAGATTAGAAGCGTAGTGGCGCATGCTAGAGGCGAGTTGGTTTTAGAAATAGAGCGCAACCATCAGATTTTAGAAAAACGACTGACCCCCAAAATCGTGGCAGTGATAAGCGATTCTAACGATCCTAATGAAATCATCAAATATAAAGTAATAGGCATTAAGCCGGACATGCAAAAAACAGGCGTTGTTTCTTATTCCTTGTTTCAAGCGTTTGAAAAGGCCTTGAGTCGGTTTAAAGAGGGCGTTGTTTTGATTGTGGATTCTTTAAGGCGTTTGATTACAGGGAGCGCTTCAGTTAAAGAATTGAGCGGGGTGGTAGGCATTGTGGGAGCGTTAAGCCATGCGAGTAGTGTGAGCATGCTTTTGTTGTTTGGGGCGTTTTTGTCTATCAATTTAGGGATTTTAAATTTATTACCCGTTCCAGCGCTAGATGGGGCGCAAATGTTAGGGGTTGTTTTTAAAAATATTTTTAAGATCGCGTTGCCGGCGTTTATGCAAAATGCGTTGTGGCTAGCGGGTGTGGGGTTTTTGGTTTTTATCATGTTTTTAGGGCTTTTCAATGACCTCACTCGTTTGCTATAAAAGGGGGAGTTGGTGGATGTATTGAGCGTGAGCGAAATCAATGCGCAAATCAAAGCCCTTTTAGAAGCGACTTTTTTGCAAGTTAGGGTTCAAGGGGAAGTGAGTAATTTGACGATCCATAAGGTGAGCGGCCATGCGTATTTTTCGCTCAAAGACAGCCAGTCAGTCATCAGATGCGTGCTGTTTAAAGGGAACGCTAACAGGCTCAAATTCGCTTTAAAAGAAGGGCAGGAAGTGGTTGTTTCTGGGGGCATTAGCGCGTATGTTCCAAGGGGGGATTATCAAATCAATTGCTTTGAAATAGAGCCTAAAGATATAGGTTCATTAACCCTAGCTTTAGAGCAATTGAAAGAAAAATTACGCCTTAAGGGTTATTTTGATGAAGCCAATAAATTACCCAAACCGCATTTTCCTAAACGAGTGGCAGTCATCACTTCTCAAAATTCAGCCGCTTGGGCGGACATGAAAAAGATCGCTTCCAAACGATGGCCGATGTGCGAATTGGTTTGCATCAATGCGTTAATGCAAGGGGAGGGCTGCGTTCAAAGCGTGGTGGAGAGCATCGCTTATGCGGATAGCTTTCATGACACAAAAAACGCTTTTGATGCGATTGTGGTGGCTAGGGGTGGGGGGAGCATGGAGGATTTGTATCCTTTCAATGATGAGAAAATCGCTGATGCATTGCATTTGGCTAAAACTTTCAGCATGTCAGCTATTGGGCATGAGAGCGATTTTTTATTGAGCGATTTGGTAGCGGATTTAAGGGCTTCTACGCCTTCAAACGCGATGGAGATTTTACTCCCTAGCAGCGATGAATGGTGGCAAAGACTTGATGGGTTTAATGTGAAATTGCACCGCTCTTTTAAAATTTTGCTCCATCAAAAAAAGGTGCATTTAGAGCATTTAGAGGTTTCTTTAAAACGATTGAGTTTTGAAAACAAGCACCATTTAAACGCTTTAAAGCTAGAGAAATTAAAAATCGCTTTAGAAAATAAAACCCTAGAATTTTTACGCTTTAAAAAAACGCTTTTAGAAAAAATCTCTACTCAAACATTAACAAGCCCTTTTTTACAAACTAAAACAGAGCGATTGAACGCACTAGAGAACGCCCTTAAACTCGCTCATGCAAATTTGAAATTACCCCAATTTGGGGCGTTTGTGAGCAAAAATAACCAAGCGATAGAGTTAGAGGCATTAAAAAGGGGCGACAAAATTGAATTGAGCAATGAAAAAGCCAGAGCGAGCGCTGAAATTTTAAGCGTGGATAGGGTGTAGGGGTTTGAAAAATAATATTTAAAATAAAATAGATTTTGTTTTTAAAATTTCGTATTCACTTCTTTTAACAATCTTTTCTAAACGCAATAGCATGATGTTTGAAATCGTGTTTTTATATCCCTTGTTTTTCAAAATGCTAGCAGCTTGTGGGTTATTTTTAATTTTTTCTTCTTTTTGGCACAAATAAAAAGACCAATTCAAATAATAATCCTTATTAACTTCTATAACCGCTTGCGCTGTTGTCCCGCTACCTGCAAAAAAATCTAAAATAATAGAATCTTTGGGGGTGGAGCATAATAATAAATATTTAATCAATGCTACAGGTTTTGGCGTCTTAAAAAGACCCTTTAAGCCTAATTTTTCTAAATCTTTTGTGCCTTGTCGGCTATAAAAATCCAGCACGCTCAAACAATTATCTTGTGATTCTTTTAGGTAATATTTTTCATAAGGGCGATTATTCTTAAAAATAAGTCTATTTTGATAATATAATTCCTTAAGCTTTTCATCACTGCTCCACCCTCTGCTTTTTAGGGGTTCTAAAAAAAGATTGATTTCTTGTATCGCTACACTACGCGGATTTGAAGGCGTAGATAAATCTTTAGCGAAATAAATCTCACCTTTTTCATCCACTAAATTATAATTTTTTAAAAAATTAAAATGTTCTTTTTGAGATAACTCTTTGATTTGTTCTTTTAAAACAAGTTGGGCTTGAGCTTGTCCTTTTTGTTTAAAAACATTCTTAATCATTCGCATTAAATCTTTTAATGGTTTAGCATAAATGGGCAAAAGCGTTCGTAAGATTTTAAAACCAGGAGCGAATGCTTTATTTTTAGCGTAGCTTAAAACATATTCATGGGTAATATTGATGTGTTTAGCGTTAGACCTTGTGGCTTGTTTAGTGATAAAAGTGCCTAAAAAATTGCATGTTCCAAAAATTTCATTGGCAATGATTTTAACTTCAGCCATTTTATTATCATCTATAGAAATAAAAATACAACCACTTTGTTTTAACACAGCCTTTGCTAAAATCAAATGTTCTTTAATCCATTTTTCATAGTCAGCATGAGCGTCTTCATATTCAAAGTTAGAACTCTTAGTGTTATAAGGGGGGTCTATATAGATAGTTTGGATGCTTTCTTTTTCTATTCTTTTCAAACATTCCAAAGCTTCCATAATAAAAACTTTATGCAAGATGGTTTTCCCAAGAAAAATGACCAAATTTAAGATTAAAAAGATTGATAAGCTCTTGTTCTTTTAAATCAATGGGTTTCATTTTAAAATCAAATTCTTTAATTAACTTACTAACCCCTATCGTTTGAGTTGAACGCCTGCTCTCATTATGACACTCTTTTACTTTTTGTTCTAAATACAAGCCAATTTTAGGGTGTTTTCCATAAACAATGAATAAAAGATTAGAAATATTATTCCAAACGCCCACGGCTAAAGTCGTTTTAATATCGCAAAAAACTTTGGCTTTTTCTAAAGTGGTGTCATTAAAAGTCGCGCTCCAAGTTTTACTTTGAAAGGATACTTGTTTGATTTCTAAAAATTCATCGCTTGAACTTCTTTTGGCATCAAGGCCATGCTTTTGAATATTGATAAGCTCATAATCTAAATATAGAGCCACCATGCTGTCTCTCAATTCATTCAAAAATGAATCGTTGTCATGTTTATTGTATTTATTTTGAATTTCTTCAATCGGCTTTAATGCTTGATAGCTTTCTGTAATGAAATTTCTATCAATGGGCTCAAAGTGCCCTTTATTAAAAAATCCCAAAGATTGATTTAAAAATTGCATATCTAGCCCTTTGATTGAATTCTGTCAATATTATTTTAGTGAAAATATATTATTCATTAGCAATACTTTTAAGCAGAATGTCTAAAATTTGCATTTCACTTTTATCATAAGCTTGCTTAAACACCAGCCATTATCAAAAAGTTTTGTATTATAATTTGATTGATTTCTATTGATTAAGGTGTTTGAATTGAGTTTAGCCGATGTTAGAGCGTTTTAAAGATTTTATGAGAGAACAACCTGAACCTTACAAGTTTTTACAGGTTTTTTACGCGCAAGAAAAAGAACGCTTTTTAAATGATAAAATGAACGATTGTATTAAGCAAAATAAAAGCAAGGAAGAGGCTAGTATTTTGGCCAGACAAGGCTTTGTCAGCACCATAGGAAGGGTGTTAGAAAAAATCATAGAACTTTTATTAAAAGATTTTTGTACTAAAAACAATGTAAAAATGACGAACGATAAAATCTTAAGGGCTAAACGCATTAATGGCGAGTTGGATAGAGTCAAACGGGCTTTATTGGTGCATTTTGGAGAGTATAGCGTTTTGCCTGATGGAGATATTATTCTTTATCAAACCAACAAGGATAATATCAAAATCCTAGCGATCTTGTCGGTAAAAAATTCATTCAGAGAGCGTTTCACAGAAGCGCCTTACTGGAAATTAAAACTTTTGCAATCGCCTATAACTTCTCATATTAAAGTCTTTATGATAACACCGGATAACGATAATGAAATCAGCTTTAAAGACAAACCTAAAAAAGCTAGGATCGTCATGGAGCATGAATTAGATGGCCTCTATTTAGCCAAAAGCCATTTTGATCAAAGCTCTAAAATTAAGGGTATAGAAAACTTGTTAGAAGATTTAAAAAGGCTTTTATGAAACCTTATTTCAGTTTGGAAAAATTGGATTTATACCATGGCGATGTCAGCGTTTTAGAGACTTTTGAAAAAGGTTTTTATGATTTGTGTATCACTTCACCGCCCTATAATTTGAGTGTTGAATATCAAGGGAGTAATGATTTTAGGGCTTATGATGACTATTTAAATTGGTGCAAGAATTGGCTTAAAAATTGTTATTTTTGGGGCAAGGAACAAGCGAGATTGTGCTTGAATGTCCCTTTAGACACGAATAAACATGGCAAGCAAAGTTTGGGGGTAGATATTATCGCAATAGCTAAAGAATGCGGTTGGAAATACCAAAATACGATTATTTGGAATGAAAGCAATATTTCAAGACGCACGGCTTGGGGGAGTTGGTTGCAAGCTAGCGCGCCTTATGCTATCGCTCCTGTGGAGTTGATCGTTGTTTTTTATAAAAACGAATACAAACGCCAAAAACAAACTTCTACAATCAGTAAAGAGGAGTTTTTGCTCTACACGAACGGGCTATGGAATTTTAGCGGCGAATCCAAAAAGCGCTTAAAACACCCAGCCCCATTCCCAAGGGAATTACCCAGGCGTTGCATTAAATTGTTTTCTTTTTTGGAAGACACGATTTTTGATCCTTTTAGCGGATCTGGCACGACTATTTTAGAGGCAAACGCTTTAGGGCGTTTTAGCGTGGGTTTAGAGATTGAAAAAGAATATTGCGAGTTGTCTAAAAAGCGTATTTTGGAGAGTTTGTCATTAGTGTGAGCGTTTTAAAAACCTTTGAGGGTTAAAATAGTGTAAAATAGTAAAGATTTTAAAACTCAAAAAGGATTGATAATGAATTTATTTGAAAAAATGACTGACCAATTGCATGAAACTTTAGACAGCGCGCTCGCTCTAGCTTTACACCATAAAAACGCTGAGGTAACGCCCTTGCACATGCTTTTTGTCATGCTCAATAACTCCCAAGGCATCCTCATTCAAGCCTTACAAAAAATGTCTGTGGATATTCAAGCCTTAAGGCTTAGCGTTCAAAGCGAGTTGGATAAGTTTGCTAAAGTTTCACAAATCAACAAGCAAAACATCCAATTAAACCAAGCTTTAATCCAAAGTTTAGAAAACGCTCAAGGCTTGATGGCTAAAACGGGCGACTCTTTTATCGCTACAGATGTGTATCTTTTGGCGAACATGAGCCTTTTTGAAAGCGTTCTAAAACCTTATTTAGACACTAAGCAATTGCAAAAAACTTTAGAATCTTTGAGAAAAGGCGCGACTATCCAAAGTAAAAACGATGATTCTAATTTGGAAAGTTTGGAAAAATTTGGCATTGATTTGACGCAAAAAGCCTTAGAAAATAAGCTCGATCCGGTGATTGGGAGGGATGAAGAAATCATTCGCATGATGCAAATTTTGATAAGAAAAACAAAAAATAACCCTATTTTACTAGGTGAGCCTGGAGTGGGGAAAACGGCGGTTGTGGAGGGTTTAGCCCAACGCATTGTGAATAAGGAAGTGCCTAAAACGCTTTTAAACAAACGAGTCGTCGCTTTAGATTTAAGCTTATTGGTGGCTGGAGCCAAATACAGAGGCGAGTTTGAAGAGCGTTTGAAAAAGGTGATTGAAGAAGTTAAAAAAAGCGCGAATGTGATTTTATTCATTGATGAAATCCACACGATCGTAGGGGCTGGAGCTAGTGAGGGGGGCATGGATGCGGCTAATATCTTAAAACCCGCGCTCGCTAGGGGGGAATTGCACACGATTGGAGCGACCACTTTGAAAGAATACCGCAAGTATTTTGAAAAAGACATGGCACTACAAAGGCGTTTCCAACCCATTTTACTCAATGAGCCTAGCATCAATGAAGCCTTACAGATTTTAAGAGGGTTAAAAGAAACTTTAGAAACGCACCATAATATCACCATCAATGACTCCGCGCTCATAGCGAGCGCCAAACTCTCTAGCCGTTATATCACCGATAGGTTTTTACCCGATAAAGCGATTGATTTGATTGATGAGGGGGCGGCTCAATTAAAAATGCAAATGGAATCCGAGCCGGCAAAACTCTCTAGCGTTAAGCGCTCCATTCAAAGATTGGAAATGGAAAAACAAGCCCTTGAAATGGAAAAAAAAGAGAGCAATGCCAAACGCATGCAAGAAATCCTTAAAGAATTGAGCGATTTGAAAGAAGAAAAAATCCAATTAGAAGCGCAATTTGAAAACGAAAAAGAAGTGTTTAGAGAAATTTCACGCTTGAAAATGGAAACGGAAAGCTTGAAAAAAGAGGCTGAGAGGTTTAAGCGCAATGGGGATTACCAGCAAGCGGGTGAAATTGAATACTCTAAAATCCCTGAAAATAAAAAGAAAGAAGAAGAATTGCAGCACAAATGGGAAGCGATGCAACAAAACGGGGCGTTATTGCAAAACGCTTTAACCGAAAACAACATCGCTGAGATCGTGAGCCAATGGACGCATATCCCGGTCCAAAAAATGCTCCAGAGCGAAAAAAATAGGGTTTTAAACATTGAAAGCGAATTGCAAAAAAGAGTGGTGGGGCAAGAAAAAGCGATCAAAGCGATCGCTAAAGCGATTAAAAGGAATAAGGCCGGGCTTAGCGATAGCAATAAACCCATAGGGAGTTTTCTCTTTTTAGGGCCAACGGGCGTGGGTAAAACCGAGAGCGCTAAAGCTTTGGCGCAATTCTTGTTTGATAGCGATAAAAATCTTATAAGAATTGACATGAGCGAATACATGGAAAAACATGCCATAAGCCGTCTTATTGGGGCCGCTCCTGGGTATGTGGGCTATGAAGAAGGCGGGCAATTGACCGAAGCGGTGCGCAGAAAACCCTATAGCGTGGTGCTGTTAGATGAAGTGGAAAAAGCCCATCCGGATGTGTTTAATCTCTTGTTGCAGGTTTTAGATGAAGGGCATTTAACCGATAGTAAGGGCGTGAGGGTGGATTTCAAAAACACGATTTTGATTTTAACCAGCAATGTGGCTAGCGGCGCGCTTTTAGAAGAAAATTTGAGTGAAGCCGATAAACAAAAAGCGATCAAAGAGAGTTTGAGGCAATTCTTCAAGCCGGAATTTTTAAACCGCTTAGATGAAATCATCTCCTTTAACGCCCTAGATAGCCATGCTGTCGCTAATATCGTGGGGATTCTCTTTGAAAACATTCAAAAAAAAGCGCTTGAAAGAG contains:
- a CDS encoding MotE family protein; its protein translation is MRKILLMGLILQALFGEEATQELLQCSAIFESKKAELKDDLRRLGEKEQSLRILQTENARLLDEKNDLLNKKEKEVEEKLKNLAAKEEAFKALQTEEKKRLKNLIEENESILRGIKQAKDSKIGETYSKMKDSKSALILENLPTQNALEILMALKPQELGKILAKMDPKKAAALTELWQKPPRENKEIPKTIPPMPPIAPMPPIAPTPSKEPMIKDPNTKEPAGV
- the purA gene encoding adenylosuccinate synthase; this translates as MADVVVGIQWGDEGKGKIVDRIAKDYDFVVRYQGGHNAGHTIVHKGVKHSLHLMPSGVLYPQCKNIISSAVVVSIKDLCEEISAFENLENRLFISDRAHVILPYHAKKDAFKEKSQNIGTTKKGIGPCYEDKMARSGIRMGDLLDDKILEERLNAHFKAIDPFKEAYDLGENYEKDLREYFKTYIPKICPFIKDTTSMLIEANQKGEKILLEGAQGTLLDIDLGTYPFVTSSNTTSASACVSTGLNPKAINEVIGITKAYSTRVGNGPFPSEDTTPMGDHLRTKGAEFGTTTKRPRRCGWLDLVALKYACALNGCTQLALMKLDVLDGIDAIKVCVAYERKGERLEAFPSDLKDCTPIYQTFKGWEKSVGVRKLDDLEPNAREYIRFIEKEVGVKIRLISTSPEREDTIFL
- a CDS encoding flagellar export protein FliJ; protein product: MKKFASVLVQLKILALEKIEQKLKSKRLELQQNEREILDKQAQLSAFKNPELGGMSLFLQTQQLKSAIRMEIEYYQQESENLNKDLKILEKEYLLANQELEKAKIILENEKRKEKEILEKKEQALLDENAMILHWQKEGLHA
- the hopG gene encoding Hop family outer membrane protein HopG, with the translated sequence MKNTNTKEIKNTRMKKGYSQYHALKKGLLKTALLFSLPLSMALAEDDGFYMGVGYQIGGAQQNINNKGSTLRNNVIDDFRQVGVGMAGSNGLLALATNTTMDALLGIGNQIVNTNTTVGNNNLELTQFKKVLPQIEQRFETNKNAYSVQALQVYLSNVLYNLVNNNGSNNGVAPEYVGIIKVLYGSQNEFALLATESVALLNALTRVNLDSNSVFLKGLLAQMQLFNDTSSAKLGQIAEGLEKSGGVGSMLQKDVKTISDRIATYQENLKQLGGMLNNYDEPYLPQFGPGKSSQHGVINGFGIQMGYKQFFGSKRNIGLRYYAFFDYGFTQLGSLSSAVKANIFTYGAGTDFLWNIFRRVFSDQSLNVGVFGGIQIAGNTWDSSLRGQIENSFKETPTPTNFQFLFNLGLRAHFASTMHRRFLSASQSIQHGMEFGVKIPAINQRYLKANGADVDYRRLYAFYINYTIGF
- the rseP gene encoding RIP metalloprotease RseP; protein product: MFIVAVLMLAFLIFVHELGHFTIARICGVKVEVFSIGFGKKLCFFKLFGTQFALSLIPLGGYVKLKGMDKEENETNESANDSYAQKSPFQKLWILFGGAFFNFLFAILVYFFLALGGEKVLLPVIGDLEKNALEAGLLKGDKILSINHKKIASFREIRSVVAHARGELVLEIERNHQILEKRLTPKIVAVISDSNDPNEIIKYKVIGIKPDMQKTGVVSYSLFQAFEKALSRFKEGVVLIVDSLRRLITGSASVKELSGVVGIVGALSHASSVSMLLLFGAFLSINLGILNLLPVPALDGAQMLGVVFKNIFKIALPAFMQNALWLAGVGFLVFIMFLGLFNDLTRLL
- the hopF gene encoding Hop family outer membrane protein HopF, which gives rise to MKNHSFKKTIALSLLAGMSLCNAEEDGAFFVIDYQTSLARQELKNPGFTQAQELKQLIRDGAVRLQTSAIPLSYYLDILGNKTKILLSESVKDNAQPPQALVNLEQSLGILGKLLDLSQQYANQGVIKPLVVDVGKEQIGITDSMLLVAQNIVLALGQVDLSKIQQNNNKQLYENIMQVMLLGAGGTNGAYNGVSVGDIATGMQNFSSQTGLIGANSTVSELNALIKSGISLDRETLGLGSFIEKNICSSASSCFSKGQLIYKKGLDRSINIISASLDQFENSASSLYKISYIPNLFSLKDYQSASMNGFGAKMGYKQFFTHKKNIGLRYYGFLDYGYANFGDTNLKVGANLVTYGVGTDFLYNVYERSRRRERTTIGLFFGAQIAGQTWSTNVTNLLSGQRPDVKSSSFQFLFDLGVRTNFAKTNFNKHRLDQGIEFGVKIPVIAHKYFATQGSSASYMRNFSFYVGYSVGF